A section of the Triticum dicoccoides isolate Atlit2015 ecotype Zavitan chromosome 7A, WEW_v2.0, whole genome shotgun sequence genome encodes:
- the LOC119331325 gene encoding F-box protein At5g07610-like, which translates to MENGRVSARIRSSSSPPSGSETAAERLTDDLLIEILSRVPARSLCRFQCVSKHWLGLINDRSYRRKLPQTLAGFYDAGQLLDSGVPFTNILGSRHLTYPAFLPGRRLVFLLDSCHGLLLFSSYVAGDHGDEIRYVVCNPATEEWAELPDSGYSGDASSINLCFDPAVSPHFYVFCLPVVEVEDQHGFCITGVHVYSSETGSWVHNEKRWSGNIDVANDPSIVYLNGYLHFCAIVDGSARRLAAVDKEGAARTDFRVPDDLDVCFIQQSQGCLHYAGFDRGDNDDDVDQLLVYVLKDYDSKEWILKHSVETSHVFGGRHAVSLYEDFDWIAIHPECNLIFFTLAWEDITFMCYDMDHGQVKVICNLEESKPPYFPYVPLYEELQSLHK; encoded by the exons ATGGAGAACGGACGCGTATCAGCCCGGATCAG GTCGTCCTCTTCACCTCCCAGCGGCAGCGAGACGGCGGCCGAGAGACTCACCGACGACCTCCTTATCGAGATCCTCTCGCGCGTGCCCGCCAGGTCGCTCTGCCGCTTCCAGTGCGTCTCCAAGCACTGGCTCGGCCTCATCAACGACCGCAGCTACCGCCGGAAGCTGCCCCAGACCCTGGCCGGCTTCTACGACGCGGGTCAATTGCTAGATTCAGGTGTTCCTTTCACCAATATCTTGGGAAGCCGCCATCTCACATATCCCGCCTTCCTGCCCGGCCGTCGGCTGGTCTTTCTCTTGGACTCCTGCCACGGCCTCCTTCTCTTCTCCTCATACGTTGCTGGCGACCATGGCGACGAGATACGGTACGTTGTGTGCAATCCCGCCACAGAGGAATGGGCTGAGTTGCCGGATTCCGGCTATTCCGGTGATGCGTCTAGTATAAACTTGTGTTTTGATCCAGCCGTGTCCCCCCATTTCTATGTGTTTTGTTTGCCGGTCGTGGAGGTGGAGGACCAACATGGCTTCTGTATTACCGGAGTGCATGTCTATTCATCTGAAACCGGGAGTTGGGTTCATAACGAGAAGAGATGGAGCGGCAATATTGATGTCGCTAATGATCCATCAATTGTCTATCTCAATGGTTATCTGCATTTTTGCGCCATTGTTGATGGTTCTGCCCGCCGACTAGCTGCAGTGGACAAGGAGGGGGCAGCAAGGACTGACTTTCGTGTTCCTGATGATCTGGATGTTTGTTTTATTCAGCAGTCACAGGGCTGCCTGCATTATGCTGGTTTTGACAGaggtgacaatgatgatgatgttgatcaaCTGCTAGTTTATGTTCTTAAAGACTATGACAGCAAAGAATGGATACTGAAGCATAGCGTCGAAACTTCACATGTGTTTGGAGGGCGACACGCAGTCAGCCTTTATGAGGACTTTGATTGGATTGCAATTCATCCAGAATGTAACTTGATCTTCTTCACTCTGGCCTGGGAGGATATCACATTCATGTGCTATGATATGGATCATGGACAAGTTAAAGTGATCTGCAATCTTGAAGAGAGCAAGCCAccatattttccatatgtgccactATATGAAGAGTTACAATCGTTGCACAAGTGA